One Nostoc sp. UHCC 0302 DNA window includes the following coding sequences:
- a CDS encoding alpha-ketoacid dehydrogenase subunit beta, which translates to MAETLFFNALREAIDEEMARDSSVFVLGEDVGHYGGSYKVTKDLYQKYGELRILDTPIAENSFTGLAVGAAMTGLRPIIEGMNMGFLLLAFNQISNNAGMLRYTSGGNFKIPMVIRGPGGVGRQLGAEHSQRLETYFQAVPGLKIVACSTPRNAKGLLKSAIRDDNPVLFFEHVLLYNLKEDLPEEEYLLPLDKAELVRPGKDVTIITYSRMRHHVLQAVKTLEKQGYDPEVIDLISLKPLDFDTIGASVRKTHRVIVVEESMRTAGIGAEVIASINDRLFDELDAPVLRLSSQDIPTPYNGNLERLTIVQPEQIVEAVEKMLALRV; encoded by the coding sequence ATGGCAGAAACACTATTTTTCAACGCCTTACGGGAAGCTATTGATGAAGAAATGGCGCGTGACTCCAGCGTGTTTGTTCTTGGTGAAGATGTAGGCCACTACGGCGGTTCCTACAAAGTTACCAAAGACCTGTACCAAAAGTATGGCGAACTCCGAATTCTAGACACTCCCATCGCTGAAAATAGCTTTACAGGCTTAGCAGTGGGAGCAGCGATGACTGGCTTACGGCCCATAATTGAAGGCATGAATATGGGCTTTCTACTACTTGCTTTCAACCAAATATCCAACAACGCTGGAATGCTCCGTTATACTTCTGGCGGTAACTTTAAAATTCCGATGGTCATCCGGGGCCCTGGTGGTGTGGGACGGCAATTAGGAGCAGAACATTCCCAGCGACTAGAAACCTACTTCCAAGCCGTGCCTGGGTTAAAGATAGTTGCCTGTTCCACACCCAGAAATGCTAAAGGATTGCTCAAATCCGCTATCAGGGATGATAATCCGGTTTTGTTCTTTGAACACGTCCTGCTATACAACTTGAAAGAAGACTTACCAGAAGAAGAATACCTCCTGCCTTTGGATAAAGCAGAACTTGTGCGTCCAGGAAAAGATGTCACAATTATTACTTATTCACGGATGCGGCATCATGTGTTGCAAGCAGTAAAAACTTTGGAAAAACAAGGTTATGACCCAGAAGTAATTGATTTAATATCACTTAAACCATTAGATTTTGACACTATTGGAGCATCAGTACGTAAAACTCATCGTGTGATTGTCGTGGAAGAGTCCATGCGAACTGCGGGTATTGGAGCCGAAGTCATCGCCTCAATTAATGATCGCTTGTTTGATGAATTAGATGCGCCAGTGCTGCGGCTTTCTTCCCAAGATATTCCTACGCCTTACAACGGCAATCTGGAGCGACTAACAATTGTCCAACCAGAGCAAATAGTAGAAGCAGTGGAAAAAATGTTAGCTTTGCGAGTCTAA
- the secD gene encoding protein translocase subunit SecD, giving the protein MQRQRSLLALILVLVIAAITVIATIPIPLGLDLRGGSQLTIQVKPSAEIPRITERELEGVRKVVEGRINGLGVSEPVIQTVGTDKILVQLPGVNDPEQAERILGGTAQLEFRTQKPSTEPQLYAFQSSRAGLKAKQEELRKSNDKAAIAKNQEELQKNNQAIAELFESTKPPLDGKYLKDAAGEPTQGNNWNVAIRFDQKGGELFAELTKNLAGTGRSIGIFLDNGLISAPTVGPEFAATGITGGSAVITGRFTAQEANDLGVQLRGGALPVPVEIAERRTVGATLGRDSIQSSIYAGVGGLTLVLIFMVFYYRLPGLIADVALVIYSLLTWATFALLGVTLTLPGIAGFILSIGMAVDANVLIFERTREELQAGKSLYRSVESGFYRAFSSILDSNVTTWIACAALFWLGSGLVKGFALTLALGVAVSMFTAITCSRTLMFLAIAIPSLRKPELFCPNLPTSNKAEVTQ; this is encoded by the coding sequence ATGCAAAGACAGCGATCGCTATTAGCTTTGATATTAGTTTTGGTAATCGCCGCTATTACGGTGATTGCTACGATTCCCATACCTTTGGGACTGGATTTGCGGGGAGGTTCACAGCTGACAATTCAGGTAAAACCATCAGCGGAAATTCCCCGAATCACTGAACGAGAATTAGAAGGTGTTAGAAAAGTTGTTGAAGGACGGATTAACGGTCTAGGCGTTTCCGAGCCAGTAATTCAAACGGTCGGTACAGACAAAATATTAGTGCAACTACCAGGGGTCAACGACCCAGAGCAAGCGGAACGGATATTAGGTGGTACGGCACAGTTAGAATTTCGTACGCAAAAGCCTAGTACAGAACCCCAACTCTATGCTTTCCAATCATCGAGAGCTGGATTGAAAGCAAAGCAAGAAGAGTTGCGAAAGAGCAACGATAAGGCCGCAATTGCTAAAAATCAAGAAGAGTTGCAGAAAAATAATCAAGCGATCGCCGAATTGTTTGAAAGCACCAAGCCACCACTAGATGGCAAATACCTCAAGGATGCTGCTGGTGAACCCACTCAAGGCAACAACTGGAATGTTGCCATTCGCTTCGACCAAAAGGGTGGTGAACTGTTTGCTGAATTAACCAAAAACCTCGCTGGTACTGGACGTAGCATTGGTATCTTTTTGGATAACGGACTAATTAGCGCTCCTACTGTTGGCCCAGAATTTGCCGCAACTGGGATTACTGGTGGTTCTGCCGTCATTACAGGTCGGTTTACCGCACAAGAAGCCAACGACTTAGGCGTACAGCTACGCGGTGGGGCATTACCTGTACCAGTAGAAATTGCAGAAAGGCGGACAGTCGGGGCAACTTTAGGCAGAGATAGTATTCAAAGTAGTATTTATGCTGGAGTCGGTGGTTTGACTTTAGTATTAATATTCATGGTGTTTTACTATCGTTTACCAGGACTAATTGCAGATGTGGCACTAGTTATCTACTCACTATTGACTTGGGCAACCTTTGCTCTGTTGGGCGTTACTCTAACTTTGCCGGGAATTGCTGGTTTTATTCTCAGCATTGGGATGGCGGTTGATGCCAACGTGTTAATTTTTGAGCGGACGCGAGAAGAATTGCAGGCGGGAAAATCGCTATATCGTTCTGTAGAATCCGGCTTTTACCGAGCATTTTCCAGTATTTTAGATAGCAACGTTACTACATGGATTGCTTGTGCTGCCCTGTTTTGGCTGGGGTCTGGTTTGGTCAAAGGCTTTGCCCTTACCTTAGCTTTAGGAGTCGCGGTGAGTATGTTTACTGCAATTACCTGTAGTCGTACATTGATGTTTTTGGCAATTGCAATTCCATCTTTGCGGAAGCCAGAACTTTTTTGTCCGAACCTGCCAACTTCAAATAAGGCAGAGGTAACCCAATGA
- a CDS encoding DUF4870 domain-containing protein, translating into MYDSDKRKLLSALSHGAIFFSTTFVSVGVPIALLFLSDDPVVKENAKESINFHFNVWFYGLIIAVLLVISFGLLFPLAGLGYLLHWGLTIWAIASVFSNPDTPFRYPFIFRIL; encoded by the coding sequence ATGTACGACTCAGATAAGCGAAAACTTTTATCTGCTTTATCTCATGGAGCCATTTTTTTTAGCACTACTTTTGTATCTGTAGGTGTACCTATTGCCCTACTTTTCCTAAGTGATGATCCTGTTGTTAAAGAAAATGCCAAAGAATCTATCAATTTCCATTTTAATGTCTGGTTTTATGGCTTGATTATTGCAGTATTGCTGGTGATATCATTTGGTTTGCTGTTCCCGCTGGCAGGTCTTGGCTATCTATTGCACTGGGGACTAACTATTTGGGCGATCGCCTCGGTTTTTAGCAATCCTGACACACCCTTTCGCTATCCCTTTATTTTCCGAATTCTTTAG
- a CDS encoding helix-turn-helix transcriptional regulator → MDMQVLRERAGLSRAEVAFRLAISETSVRNWEAGRTEPTMTPKKYVDALRLFKCTPEELAVASEKSISQRHKRKPGRPKRFPDNPASQVTDSPVCS, encoded by the coding sequence ATGGATATGCAAGTCCTGAGAGAGCGTGCGGGTTTGAGCCGTGCAGAGGTTGCCTTCAGGCTTGCAATCAGTGAAACCAGTGTTCGCAACTGGGAAGCTGGGCGTACTGAACCGACAATGACGCCCAAAAAATATGTAGATGCTTTGCGTCTGTTCAAATGTACACCTGAAGAATTGGCAGTTGCAAGCGAAAAATCAATCAGTCAGCGTCATAAACGCAAACCAGGAAGACCTAAACGCTTTCCAGACAATCCAGCATCTCAGGTGACTGATTCACCAGTTTGCAGTTAA
- a CDS encoding GNAT family N-acetyltransferase — MNYPQIQFSEQIRCTESDVYDGLCLRKSEIDLYQLQELLNVSAFWAKGRSIEDLSIAIANSEPVVWACDGERLIGFARATSDGIYRATIWDVVIHPEYRSSGLGKNLVQTVLSHPRIKDVERVYLMTTHQQGFYEKIGFQPNTTTTMVLCNQTSLASLPDSEVEFQESLGG; from the coding sequence ATGAACTATCCTCAGATTCAATTTAGCGAACAGATCCGCTGCACCGAAAGCGATGTCTACGACGGACTATGCCTACGCAAGTCTGAAATTGACCTTTACCAGCTGCAAGAGCTATTAAATGTTTCAGCTTTCTGGGCAAAAGGGCGCAGTATTGAAGATTTAAGCATTGCCATTGCCAACAGCGAGCCAGTGGTTTGGGCTTGTGATGGAGAGAGACTCATCGGCTTTGCTAGGGCAACTTCTGATGGCATCTATCGCGCCACAATTTGGGATGTTGTGATTCACCCAGAATATCGTAGTAGTGGGTTGGGAAAAAATTTAGTGCAAACTGTTTTGAGTCATCCGCGGATAAAGGATGTTGAACGCGTGTACCTGATGACTACTCACCAGCAAGGTTTCTACGAAAAGATTGGTTTCCAACCCAACACTACCACCACAATGGTGTTATGCAACCAAACTAGCCTTGCTTCGCTTCCTGATTCAGAAGTTGAGTTTCAGGAATCGCTAGGGGGATAG
- the prfC gene encoding peptide chain release factor 3, whose protein sequence is MSTELQSELHEAVELRRNFAIISHPDAGKTTLTEKLLLYGGAIHEAGAVKARRAQRKATSDWMAMEQQRGISITSTVLQFEYRNCQINLLDTPGHQDFSEDTYRTLAAADNAVMLIDAAKGLEPQTRKLFEVCKLRGIPIFTFVNKLDRPGREPLELLDEIEQELGLQTYAVNWPIGMGDRFKGVFDRHKQQIHLFERSAHGSREARDTIVDLGDGRIEELLEQDLYYQLKNDLELLEGVGPELDLELVHEGQMTPVFFGSAMTNFGVELFLKYFLDYALKPGSHNSSVGEVAPTYPDFSGFVFKLQANMDPKHRDRVAFIRVCTGKFEKDMTVNHARTGKIVRLSRPQKLFAQERESIDVAYPGDVIGLNNPGVFAIGDTIYTGQKLEYEGIPYFSPELFATLRNPNPSKFKQFQKGISELREEGAVQIMYSTDEAKRDPILAAVGQLQFEVVQFRLQNEYGVETILDPLPYSVARWVEGGWEALNKVGRLFNTTTVKDSMDRPVLLFRNEWNCQQLEGDHPELKLSAIAPVFSGQQPVE, encoded by the coding sequence ATGTCAACTGAACTACAGTCAGAACTGCATGAAGCAGTTGAACTTCGCCGCAACTTTGCAATCATTTCTCACCCCGACGCGGGTAAAACAACACTTACAGAAAAGCTACTACTATACGGAGGCGCAATTCACGAAGCTGGGGCAGTTAAGGCGCGACGGGCGCAACGCAAGGCTACCTCAGACTGGATGGCGATGGAACAACAACGGGGTATCTCAATTACTTCCACAGTGTTGCAATTTGAATACCGTAACTGTCAGATAAATTTATTAGACACCCCCGGACACCAAGACTTTAGTGAAGATACGTATCGTACCCTAGCGGCGGCTGATAATGCAGTCATGCTAATTGATGCTGCCAAAGGCTTGGAACCCCAAACACGCAAGTTGTTTGAAGTGTGTAAACTTCGGGGTATTCCCATTTTTACATTTGTTAATAAATTGGATCGTCCGGGAAGGGAACCCCTGGAACTGTTGGATGAGATTGAGCAAGAATTAGGATTGCAAACCTATGCAGTCAACTGGCCGATTGGAATGGGCGATCGCTTTAAAGGTGTCTTTGACCGCCATAAACAACAAATTCACCTGTTTGAACGTAGCGCCCACGGCAGCCGAGAAGCCCGTGATACGATTGTCGACTTGGGTGATGGCCGAATTGAAGAACTCTTAGAACAAGACCTGTACTACCAACTGAAAAATGATTTAGAACTGTTAGAAGGAGTTGGGCCAGAACTAGATTTAGAACTGGTACATGAAGGTCAAATGACCCCAGTATTCTTTGGTAGCGCCATGACTAACTTCGGGGTAGAGTTATTCCTCAAATATTTCCTTGACTATGCCCTCAAGCCTGGTTCTCACAACAGCAGTGTCGGCGAAGTTGCGCCTACTTACCCAGATTTTTCTGGGTTTGTTTTCAAACTGCAAGCTAATATGGATCCCAAACATCGCGATCGCGTCGCTTTTATCCGGGTCTGCACAGGTAAGTTTGAAAAGGATATGACGGTCAATCATGCCCGTACAGGCAAAATCGTCCGCCTGTCTCGCCCGCAAAAACTATTCGCTCAAGAGCGAGAATCGATTGATGTCGCCTATCCTGGCGATGTGATCGGTTTGAACAATCCAGGTGTTTTTGCTATTGGCGATACAATTTACACGGGGCAGAAACTGGAGTATGAAGGAATTCCGTATTTTTCACCAGAACTGTTTGCGACTCTGAGAAACCCCAACCCCTCGAAATTTAAGCAATTCCAAAAAGGCATTTCGGAATTGCGCGAAGAAGGTGCTGTGCAAATTATGTATTCAACTGATGAAGCCAAACGCGATCCAATTTTGGCAGCGGTGGGTCAGTTGCAATTCGAGGTGGTGCAGTTTCGCTTACAAAATGAGTATGGTGTAGAAACCATCCTTGACCCATTGCCCTATAGCGTCGCCCGTTGGGTTGAAGGTGGTTGGGAAGCTTTGAATAAAGTGGGACGTTTATTCAACACCACTACAGTCAAAGACAGCATGGATCGCCCAGTGTTGCTATTCCGCAATGAATGGAATTGTCAACAATTAGAAGGCGACCATCCAGAGTTGAAATTAAGCGCGATCGCCCCGGTATTTTCCGGTCAACAACCAGTGGAATAA
- a CDS encoding HAMP domain-containing sensor histidine kinase produces MNWSNWIYLGAGLLLGMGFHRLFARSSSNVLSSSSPVAPLEQQPMSPILQQMKQTQLAYQMAKEMSQFKAGFLARTTHELRSPLSGLIGLHQLILSDLCEDPAEEREFIAQAHERTLKLLKLMDEILSVARTEHGTNKLDIQPKPLAEVLEEVYNLTYMLAANRNFSLRMLPAEPEIYVLADQRWLRQVLINLVDTAIAHMEEGSICISSNIQTSNFVEIWLDVPTDAIPWSEPIDLIKSEAKPSQKTDQENTALSPGMKLLLNQTLLEVMGGKLEILPTPTIKEPSEQLTRLQVSIPLAIPETQLLNQEAKQG; encoded by the coding sequence ATGAATTGGAGCAACTGGATATATCTGGGAGCAGGACTGTTACTGGGAATGGGTTTTCATCGATTATTTGCACGGTCGTCGTCAAACGTTTTATCTAGCTCATCTCCAGTAGCGCCATTAGAGCAACAGCCTATGTCACCGATTTTGCAACAGATGAAGCAAACGCAGTTGGCATACCAAATGGCAAAGGAAATGAGCCAGTTTAAAGCTGGTTTTTTGGCGCGTACTACTCATGAATTGCGATCGCCGCTTAGCGGCCTAATTGGGTTACATCAGTTAATTTTGTCAGATTTGTGTGAAGACCCAGCTGAAGAGCGAGAATTTATTGCTCAAGCTCACGAACGGACGCTGAAACTGCTCAAGTTGATGGATGAAATTCTTAGTGTTGCTAGAACCGAACACGGCACTAACAAATTAGATATTCAGCCGAAACCCTTAGCTGAAGTTTTGGAGGAGGTTTATAACTTAACTTATATGCTGGCGGCAAATCGCAATTTTTCTTTACGTATGTTACCTGCCGAGCCAGAAATTTATGTTTTGGCAGATCAGCGCTGGCTCCGCCAGGTGTTGATAAATTTAGTAGATACTGCTATTGCTCACATGGAGGAAGGCAGTATCTGTATTTCCAGTAATATTCAGACAAGTAATTTTGTTGAGATTTGGCTGGATGTGCCAACTGATGCCATACCTTGGAGCGAGCCAATTGATTTGATTAAATCCGAAGCAAAGCCAAGCCAAAAGACTGACCAAGAAAACACTGCTCTTTCTCCAGGAATGAAGCTATTACTCAATCAAACTCTGCTGGAAGTTATGGGAGGAAAATTGGAAATCCTTCCCACTCCAACCATTAAGGAACCATCTGAGCAGCTTACCAGACTACAAGTTTCTATCCCCCTAGCGATTCCTGAAACTCAACTTCTGAATCAGGAAGCGAAGCAAGGCTAG
- the secF gene encoding protein translocase subunit SecF: protein MKLNINKSRSLWWIISAVIILAGIISMVISWQQPDIRAPLRPGLDFVGGTRLQFVRDCNKPGNCDQAIDINAVRDVAKEQGLGDSSIQVISENGGENGVLIRTKNLDVEQRTKLQNALSEKIGVFDPQKNQIDSVGPTLGRELFRSGVIALIVSFIGITIYMSFRFQLDYAVFAIVALFHDILITVGVFSILGLVLGIEVDSLFIVALLTITGFSVNDTVVIYDRIRETIKINPQRPIAEIVDDAVNQTLARSINTTLTVLLTLLAIFLFGGETLRNFSLALIVGFTMGAYSSIFIASTLLVWWRERSGQSYAVDSAESIDTPASSQDS from the coding sequence ATGAAACTGAATATTAACAAATCGCGATCGCTTTGGTGGATTATTTCTGCTGTGATCATCCTCGCTGGTATCATCTCAATGGTGATTTCTTGGCAACAACCAGACATTCGCGCACCACTACGCCCTGGCTTAGATTTTGTAGGTGGTACGCGGTTGCAGTTTGTGCGGGACTGTAACAAACCTGGTAACTGCGACCAAGCAATTGATATTAACGCTGTCCGGGATGTCGCTAAAGAACAAGGACTGGGTGATAGCAGTATCCAAGTTATCTCGGAAAATGGTGGAGAAAATGGTGTATTGATTCGGACAAAAAACTTGGATGTTGAGCAACGCACTAAGTTACAGAACGCCTTAAGCGAAAAAATTGGCGTTTTTGATCCGCAAAAAAATCAAATAGACTCCGTTGGCCCTACCTTGGGGAGAGAATTATTTAGGTCTGGCGTCATAGCTCTGATAGTTTCCTTCATTGGCATTACTATCTACATGAGCTTCCGTTTCCAGTTAGATTATGCCGTGTTTGCGATCGTTGCCCTATTCCACGATATCTTGATCACGGTCGGGGTATTCTCAATTTTGGGTTTGGTATTAGGTATTGAAGTAGATAGCCTCTTTATTGTCGCCTTACTTACCATTACAGGTTTCTCAGTCAATGACACAGTGGTAATTTACGATCGCATTCGGGAAACGATCAAGATCAATCCTCAACGACCGATTGCCGAGATTGTTGATGATGCAGTTAACCAAACTTTAGCAAGGTCAATCAATACTACCTTAACCGTGTTGCTGACATTACTTGCTATCTTTCTATTTGGGGGAGAAACACTGAGGAATTTTTCCTTAGCATTGATTGTTGGCTTTACGATGGGCGCTTACTCTAGTATTTTTATCGCTAGTACGCTCCTGGTTTGGTGGCGAGAACGCAGCGGACAATCTTATGCGGTAGATAGTGCTGAGTCGATTGATACACCTGCCAGTTCCCAAGATAGTTAA
- the hemB gene encoding porphobilinogen synthase translates to MFPIHRPRRLRTHPQLRRMVRETVLTTNDLIYPLFAVPGDGIANEVKSMPGVYQLSVDKIVEEAKEVYDLGIPAIILFGIPADKDVDATGAWHDCGIVQKASTAVKEAVPDLIIIADTCLCEYTSHGHCGYLQVGDLTGRVLNDPTLELLKKTAVSQAKAGADIIAPSGMMDGFVQAIRAGLDEAGFQDTPILSYAAKYASAYYGPFRDAADSTPQFGDRRTYQMDPGNAREAIKEIELDIAEGADMLMVKPALAYMDIIWRVKEATNLPVAAYNVSGEYSMVKAAALNGWIDEERVVLETLTGFKRAGSDLILTYHAKDAARWLK, encoded by the coding sequence ATGTTTCCCATTCATAGACCTCGCCGTTTGCGTACCCATCCTCAATTGCGCCGGATGGTGCGCGAAACTGTATTAACAACGAATGATTTAATTTATCCTCTGTTTGCTGTACCTGGTGATGGAATTGCCAATGAAGTCAAATCAATGCCAGGAGTTTATCAGCTTTCTGTAGACAAGATTGTCGAAGAGGCAAAAGAAGTTTATGACTTGGGAATTCCTGCCATTATTTTATTTGGGATTCCGGCGGATAAAGATGTAGATGCTACTGGTGCTTGGCACGATTGCGGCATCGTCCAAAAAGCGTCTACTGCGGTGAAGGAAGCAGTACCAGATTTAATTATCATTGCAGATACCTGTCTGTGTGAATACACTAGCCACGGTCACTGCGGTTATCTGCAAGTTGGTGATTTGACAGGAAGAGTTTTAAATGATCCAACTTTGGAATTGCTGAAAAAAACAGCGGTTTCGCAAGCAAAAGCTGGTGCTGATATCATCGCACCTTCGGGAATGATGGATGGCTTTGTGCAGGCAATTCGCGCGGGTTTAGATGAAGCCGGATTTCAAGACACGCCGATTTTGTCTTATGCTGCTAAGTATGCTTCAGCTTATTATGGCCCGTTTCGAGATGCAGCTGACTCAACACCACAGTTTGGCGATCGCAGAACCTATCAAATGGATCCAGGTAACGCCCGTGAAGCCATTAAAGAAATTGAATTGGATATCGCTGAAGGGGCTGATATGCTCATGGTTAAGCCAGCTTTGGCATACATGGACATTATCTGGCGTGTGAAGGAAGCTACCAATTTACCTGTTGCAGCTTACAATGTCTCTGGTGAATATTCAATGGTTAAAGCCGCTGCCCTCAATGGTTGGATTGATGAGGAGCGTGTGGTTTTGGAAACTTTAACTGGGTTTAAACGTGCTGGTAGTGACTTGATTTTGACTTACCACGCTAAAGATGCAGCGCGATGGTTAAAGTAA